In Treponema denticola, one genomic interval encodes:
- a CDS encoding FapA family protein, translating to MENRIWNLKKNKNNKWFLTFTDLLESSNCPSADDVYHEAQKNGIRNSILISKNTIETYLKKCCNSGIEPAPLSLELDPNFDARITTNTDKTAAYLYIRKAADSPNEVDMSTISRLIQRSNIANIDTAKIKESLNEFINSQDMELSIQIAEGIPPKRGPDKKLITHFEQIPNHEVQRLADRLKRPDLRTTDVENPTADQDYPLSEAETLTVVEKGDLIYEVEDAGLGEAGTDVYGHSIPGLPGNDPFFLDLRNIVQNHSELRAGVTGLLLIANTERGLKIRIVPYRDARVRAVISRDKMEASLILQSGLGAGERLSVIGVKTALNEVNLLDAISEDKINEIIESARKVNDECEFVILRGSPPIAAGSYKLEWAIAFNEELHTANVKKDELILTALLLPKGEKGKNVFGEPIDPKNAEPSDIPANNETIKVTEEKHVIKFFAAESGELSFFNNALSISSLKTIQSDIDEKFGDINFPGNLIITGDIKDDVKVKSTGELTITGTVEKSLIYSEASLTLNGGINGKGRGTVWAKDKTTLQYAENARVFSGGDINIASYCFKCLVKTNGTVHLTGSPGVLLGGSIHAAKGVSVHDLGAEKTIRTIISFGQDYLIKDEIEVREKEIEDNNAELAKIEKDLQANPPDVDALRQQKVKLLKRNSSLTVRIFNLKENFEFHIPSKIKVTGSVYPGVVLESHGRYFEVMETHHNVFFEFDEKTGQIICSPIREIEVELE from the coding sequence ATGGAAAACAGAATCTGGAATTTGAAGAAAAACAAGAACAATAAGTGGTTTTTAACCTTTACCGATCTTCTGGAATCTTCAAATTGCCCTTCAGCTGATGATGTGTATCATGAAGCTCAAAAAAACGGTATAAGGAATTCAATTCTTATAAGTAAAAATACTATAGAAACTTACTTAAAAAAATGTTGTAATTCAGGTATAGAACCGGCTCCTCTAAGCCTTGAGTTAGATCCTAACTTTGATGCAAGGATTACGACAAATACCGATAAAACTGCAGCTTATCTTTATATAAGAAAAGCTGCCGATTCTCCTAATGAAGTCGATATGTCCACTATAAGCAGGCTTATCCAGAGAAGTAATATAGCAAATATTGACACTGCAAAAATAAAAGAAAGTTTAAATGAATTTATAAATTCTCAAGATATGGAATTATCGATTCAGATTGCTGAAGGAATTCCTCCTAAAAGGGGCCCAGATAAAAAACTTATAACCCATTTTGAGCAGATACCAAATCATGAAGTTCAGCGTCTTGCTGACAGATTAAAGCGGCCTGACTTGCGTACTACAGATGTGGAAAATCCTACGGCAGACCAAGATTACCCTCTTTCCGAGGCTGAAACCCTTACAGTTGTCGAAAAGGGAGATTTAATATATGAAGTAGAAGATGCCGGATTAGGCGAAGCCGGTACGGATGTATATGGCCACTCAATTCCCGGCCTTCCAGGTAATGATCCTTTTTTCTTAGATTTAAGAAACATAGTGCAAAACCATTCCGAGCTTCGTGCAGGTGTTACGGGGCTTTTATTGATTGCAAATACCGAAAGAGGTTTAAAAATCCGCATAGTCCCATATAGAGATGCAAGGGTTAGGGCTGTAATAAGCCGTGACAAAATGGAGGCTTCCCTAATTTTGCAATCCGGTTTAGGTGCCGGAGAAAGACTTTCTGTGATAGGGGTAAAAACCGCCTTAAATGAAGTTAATCTTTTAGATGCAATTTCAGAAGATAAGATAAATGAAATTATAGAATCGGCTAGAAAGGTTAATGATGAATGTGAGTTTGTTATATTGCGCGGATCGCCTCCTATTGCTGCCGGTTCCTACAAATTGGAATGGGCTATAGCTTTTAATGAAGAACTTCATACGGCAAATGTTAAAAAAGATGAGCTTATATTGACAGCTCTCCTTTTGCCCAAGGGCGAAAAAGGTAAAAATGTGTTCGGAGAGCCCATAGATCCGAAAAATGCAGAACCTTCGGATATACCTGCTAATAACGAAACTATAAAAGTTACCGAAGAAAAACATGTAATTAAATTTTTTGCAGCCGAATCCGGAGAGCTTTCTTTTTTTAATAATGCTCTTTCAATTTCATCTCTTAAAACAATTCAAAGCGATATAGATGAAAAATTCGGCGATATCAACTTTCCGGGAAATCTTATAATTACCGGAGATATTAAGGATGATGTAAAAGTTAAGTCAACAGGTGAATTGACAATAACGGGGACCGTAGAAAAGTCTCTTATATATTCTGAGGCTTCTCTTACTCTAAACGGCGGTATAAACGGAAAGGGAAGAGGGACAGTTTGGGCTAAGGACAAGACAACCCTTCAATATGCAGAAAATGCACGGGTTTTTTCCGGAGGAGATATAAATATAGCCTCTTATTGTTTTAAATGCTTAGTAAAAACAAACGGAACCGTTCATTTAACGGGCAGCCCGGGAGTCTTACTTGGAGGAAGTATCCATGCAGCGAAAGGGGTATCGGTTCATGATTTAGGTGCCGAAAAAACAATAAGGACTATTATCTCGTTCGGGCAGGATTACTTAATAAAAGATGAAATTGAAGTCCGTGAAAAAGAAATAGAAGATAATAATGCCGAACTTGCAAAAATCGAAAAAGACTTACAGGCAAATCCTCCTGATGTCGATGCCTTAAGACAGCAAAAGGTTAAACTCTTAAAAAGAAACAGTTCTCTTACGGTGCGCATATTTAATCTAAAAGAAAATTTTGAATTTCATATTCCTTCAAAAATTAAGGTAACCGGTTCGGTTTATCCCGGAGTCGTCCTTGAAAGCCACGGCCGTTATTTTGAAGTTATGGAAACCCATCATAATGTGTTTTTTGAGTTCGATGAAAAAACGGGACAGATTATATGTTCACCGATAAGAGAAATCGAAGTAGAATTAGAATAA
- the lgt gene encoding prolipoprotein diacylglyceryl transferase, producing MLLAIQYPSWLHPEIIPGLPFLRWYGLMYLVAFGIAYFLFSYQAKHGEFEKYSGCQKAMTQDDIANLFIWGILGLILGARIFGTLVYNPETYLKAPWLIFWPFAGDGAGKLNFTGFQGMSYHGGFIGGFLGVVFWAKKYKFKFAAVADLMAVSIPLGYTFGRLGNFANGELYGRITTSNIGMIFPQTPISDRFYLAESWVRDFAEKAGIAVQEGAAMINLPRHPSQLYEAFFEGIVLWLILWLLRKKKPFDGFLVCVYTLGYGFFRFFIEYFRQPDANKGYPISFGKGAANIYVYESWTNISTGQILCSLMILGSLAAMFILYIKEKKGK from the coding sequence GTGCTTTTAGCTATACAATATCCTTCATGGCTTCATCCCGAAATTATTCCGGGATTGCCTTTTTTGCGTTGGTACGGTCTTATGTATCTTGTTGCCTTTGGCATAGCCTATTTTTTGTTTTCTTATCAGGCAAAGCATGGCGAATTTGAAAAGTATTCAGGCTGTCAAAAGGCTATGACACAAGATGATATTGCAAATCTTTTTATCTGGGGAATTTTAGGTTTGATTTTGGGGGCGAGAATTTTCGGAACCCTCGTCTATAATCCCGAAACCTATTTAAAAGCCCCTTGGCTGATTTTTTGGCCATTTGCAGGAGATGGAGCCGGAAAACTAAACTTTACGGGTTTTCAAGGGATGTCTTATCATGGAGGCTTTATAGGCGGTTTTTTGGGTGTTGTTTTTTGGGCAAAAAAATATAAATTTAAATTTGCAGCAGTTGCAGACCTTATGGCTGTTTCAATTCCTCTAGGCTACACCTTCGGCCGTCTGGGTAACTTTGCAAACGGAGAACTTTATGGTAGAATAACAACTAGCAATATAGGAATGATTTTTCCTCAAACTCCTATTTCGGATCGATTTTATCTGGCCGAAAGCTGGGTAAGGGATTTTGCAGAAAAAGCAGGTATTGCCGTGCAAGAGGGGGCTGCAATGATAAATCTGCCCCGTCATCCAAGCCAGCTTTATGAAGCCTTTTTTGAAGGAATTGTGCTTTGGCTGATCTTATGGCTTCTCCGCAAAAAAAAGCCCTTTGACGGTTTTTTGGTCTGTGTTTATACGCTAGGCTACGGTTTTTTTAGATTTTTTATCGAATACTTCCGCCAGCCGGATGCCAATAAGGGCTATCCTATATCCTTTGGAAAAGGGGCCGCTAATATTTATGTTTATGAATCGTGGACAAATATATCTACAGGACAAATTCTATGCAGCTTGATGATTCTAGGTTCTCTTGCCGCTATGTTCATTCTTTATATAAAAGAGAAAAAAGGAAAATAG
- a CDS encoding NAD(+) synthase, which translates to MDKKKGFNFCIEELGFYRIAVSSPKISLAGIEENVSLHLQEIKRAEKDGVNLILFPRLSITGASLGSVFKQSLLIEKALDAVKILAEKTKQFSIVSVIGLPFLYRQNLYICSVVISSGKLIALVPHLPSKFLCSIFSDFENDPCLIPFCGENIPFGKEFKFIVSYKNSCGFNTGFSFSFDSSSCADLILNPLAEPSKPLGSSAMRQGYKALSAAKKSVIAFANCGMGESVSDYVFAGECGIFENGKELEFTSFAKDFYIASDIDTEFLNIQKLGSRFSKTTDSDWEIVIEKERSNTKKTLNYHVQKNPFLPDCDELHKKFIYKNFFSELIFFQSSALSRRLQFIGCSKCLVGISGGLDSSLALLASAYALKLLNIDFKNLYAVTMPGFGTTEKTKNNASALAKTLGCTLLEIPIEKAMMQHFSDIGQDIDNHDIAYENAQARERTQILMDKANQIGGIMVGSGDLSESALGWMTYGGDQMSMYEINSSIPKTLLKDCILAFAENKIFFEDEKKNTAFLELLSNIINTPVSPELLPPKNGKISQKTEDIIGPYELHDFFIYHAIGNGFSPKKVYFLACEAFRDSSYSKAEILKWLNLFYKRFFSQQFKRSCSPEGASVTGFSLSPRGEWLMPSEISVKIWQRELEFLVKIM; encoded by the coding sequence ATGGATAAAAAAAAAGGATTTAATTTTTGTATTGAAGAACTGGGCTTTTACCGTATTGCCGTTTCATCGCCTAAAATTTCTCTTGCAGGTATAGAAGAAAATGTAAGTCTTCATCTTCAAGAGATAAAAAGAGCGGAAAAAGACGGTGTGAATCTAATCCTTTTTCCTCGGCTTTCAATTACGGGGGCTTCCTTAGGTTCCGTTTTTAAACAGTCTCTTTTAATCGAAAAAGCCCTTGATGCGGTAAAGATCTTAGCCGAAAAAACTAAGCAGTTTTCTATTGTGTCTGTTATCGGCCTTCCTTTTTTATATAGGCAAAATCTTTATATCTGCTCGGTAGTAATAAGCAGCGGAAAGCTCATAGCCCTTGTACCTCATCTGCCTTCAAAGTTTTTATGTTCTATTTTTTCCGATTTTGAAAATGATCCATGTCTGATTCCATTCTGCGGAGAAAATATTCCCTTTGGAAAGGAATTTAAATTTATTGTAAGCTATAAGAATTCTTGCGGTTTTAACACAGGCTTTTCATTTTCTTTTGATTCTTCTTCTTGTGCCGATCTTATTTTAAATCCTCTTGCAGAGCCTTCAAAGCCTCTTGGATCTTCTGCTATGCGGCAAGGGTATAAGGCTCTTTCAGCCGCAAAAAAATCGGTCATTGCTTTTGCAAACTGCGGAATGGGGGAGTCGGTTTCGGATTATGTTTTTGCAGGCGAATGCGGTATTTTTGAAAACGGAAAAGAACTTGAGTTTACATCATTTGCAAAAGATTTTTACATAGCTTCCGACATTGATACGGAATTTTTAAATATACAAAAATTAGGCTCAAGATTTTCGAAAACTACTGATTCCGATTGGGAAATTGTAATCGAAAAAGAACGCTCCAATACCAAGAAGACCTTAAACTATCATGTACAAAAAAATCCTTTTTTACCTGATTGCGATGAACTTCATAAAAAGTTTATCTATAAGAATTTCTTTTCGGAACTTATTTTTTTCCAAAGCTCTGCTCTTTCAAGGCGGCTTCAGTTTATAGGCTGTTCAAAATGCCTTGTAGGTATTTCCGGAGGCTTGGATTCTTCTTTGGCCCTCCTTGCAAGTGCCTATGCCCTTAAACTTTTAAATATTGATTTTAAAAATCTTTATGCCGTTACCATGCCCGGTTTCGGCACAACCGAAAAAACAAAGAACAATGCCTCGGCTCTTGCAAAGACCTTGGGCTGTACGCTTTTGGAAATCCCTATTGAAAAGGCTATGATGCAGCACTTTTCCGACATAGGTCAGGATATCGATAATCATGATATTGCTTATGAAAATGCCCAAGCCCGTGAGAGGACTCAGATTTTGATGGATAAGGCAAACCAAATCGGCGGTATAATGGTGGGCTCAGGTGACCTCTCTGAGTCGGCCTTGGGATGGATGACCTACGGAGGGGATCAGATGTCGATGTACGAGATTAACTCTTCAATTCCAAAGACTCTTCTAAAAGATTGTATACTTGCTTTTGCCGAAAATAAGATTTTTTTTGAAGATGAAAAGAAAAACACCGCATTTTTAGAGCTTCTATCAAATATAATAAATACGCCTGTAAGTCCGGAACTTCTTCCGCCTAAAAATGGAAAAATTTCTCAAAAAACCGAAGATATAATCGGTCCCTATGAACTTCACGATTTCTTTATTTATCATGCAATAGGAAACGGTTTTTCGCCTAAAAAGGTTTATTTTCTTGCTTGTGAAGCCTTTAGGGATTCCTCTTATTCCAAGGCCGAAATTTTAAAATGGCTGAATCTTTTTTATAAGCGCTTTTTCTCCCAGCAGTTTAAAAGATCCTGCAGTCCAGAAGGAGCTTCGGTTACCGGTTTTTCGCTTTCTCCCCGGGGTGAATGGCTTATGCCTTCCGAAATATCGGTAAAAATATGGCAAAGAGAGCTTGAATTTTTAGTTAAAATTATGTAA
- a CDS encoding ABC-F family ATP-binding cassette domain-containing protein, which yields MPFIQLSKISLAFGDRDILKDITLILTAGTKAALTGANGCGKSTLMKIVAGQIKADSGEIASEKDTSIAYLPQSGIVHKGKTLAEEAETAFAYGYDIIKAMDEVGEKMKTEKDEQKLLALANDYHALQTRLENSGWNSKKGLIDETLRGLGFSSADFNKNTEEFSGGWQMRIALAKVLLQNADIIVLDEPTNYLDIEARSWLELWLKKFKGGFLLVSHDRYFLDQTVTETYELFKGTLKKYKGTYSDYERIRTIEVEGLIKAYEQQQEEIAKTEDFIRKFRYTESRAALVQDRIRRLEKMERIELPEHLKKIRFSFPPAPHSGKIVLQAEGISKAYSMASGPAVSPSLGQTGGLHRVIENLDLTVEKGERLVLAGKNGAGKSTLLRILAGEDKNFTGSLKEGAGVKMGYFSQDESETITGSESIIDLLERSAPTDLVPKLYDMLAAFLFRGDDIYKSLSVLSGGEKSRLALLLLLLKPLNLLILDEPTNHLDLHSKDVLLDALKRFDGTIVFVSHDKGFIQDLATRVLELKADEEGLNPSRIRNFPGTYDYYLYRIAQEEAEDKNGAVRKTDNNNPSKTSANLSYEEQKRLRSERRKLEKEEERLLNEIEKCETEIAENEALLAEPEVYSNGEKSKAVQKKIEELRARAEELSENWAEAASKLEAGIQI from the coding sequence ATGCCTTTTATACAGCTTTCAAAGATTTCCCTCGCCTTCGGTGACAGGGACATTTTAAAAGATATAACCCTCATTTTAACGGCCGGAACAAAGGCAGCCCTTACCGGTGCGAACGGCTGCGGCAAGTCTACCTTAATGAAGATTGTTGCAGGCCAAATAAAGGCGGATTCAGGGGAGATAGCCTCAGAAAAAGATACATCAATAGCCTACCTACCTCAATCCGGCATTGTCCACAAGGGCAAGACCTTGGCTGAAGAGGCCGAAACAGCCTTTGCCTACGGCTACGATATTATCAAGGCCATGGACGAGGTCGGCGAAAAGATGAAAACCGAAAAAGATGAGCAAAAACTCCTCGCCTTGGCAAACGATTATCATGCCTTGCAGACAAGGCTTGAAAATTCCGGCTGGAATTCAAAAAAAGGCCTTATTGACGAAACCTTAAGGGGCTTGGGCTTTTCTTCAGCGGATTTTAATAAGAACACGGAAGAATTTTCAGGGGGCTGGCAAATGCGTATAGCCCTTGCAAAGGTTCTTTTACAAAATGCCGACATAATTGTTCTTGATGAGCCCACAAACTACCTCGATATCGAAGCCCGATCTTGGCTTGAGCTTTGGCTTAAAAAATTTAAGGGAGGCTTTTTGCTTGTAAGCCATGACCGCTACTTTTTGGATCAAACTGTAACCGAAACTTACGAGCTTTTTAAGGGAACTCTAAAAAAATATAAGGGAACCTACAGCGATTATGAGCGGATAAGAACCATCGAAGTTGAAGGCCTTATAAAGGCCTATGAGCAGCAGCAGGAAGAAATAGCCAAAACCGAAGACTTTATCCGTAAATTCAGGTATACCGAAAGCCGTGCAGCCTTGGTGCAGGACAGAATAAGACGGCTCGAAAAAATGGAAAGAATAGAACTTCCCGAACACCTAAAAAAAATCCGCTTTAGCTTTCCTCCGGCGCCTCATTCGGGAAAAATAGTCCTACAGGCAGAAGGAATAAGCAAGGCGTATAGCATGGCCTCTGGCCCGGCTGTAAGCCCATCCCTTGGCCAAACCGGCGGCCTTCACAGGGTAATCGAAAATTTGGATTTAACCGTCGAAAAGGGCGAACGCCTTGTTTTGGCAGGAAAAAACGGAGCAGGAAAATCAACCCTTTTGCGCATCCTTGCAGGAGAGGATAAAAACTTTACAGGGAGCTTAAAAGAAGGTGCCGGAGTTAAAATGGGCTATTTTTCTCAAGATGAATCCGAGACCATTACAGGGAGCGAAAGCATAATAGACCTTCTCGAACGCTCGGCTCCTACCGATCTTGTTCCTAAGCTTTACGATATGCTTGCAGCCTTTTTATTCCGAGGAGATGATATTTATAAAAGCCTTTCGGTTCTATCGGGAGGTGAAAAATCGAGGCTTGCCCTCCTCCTTCTCCTTTTAAAGCCCTTGAACCTTTTAATCTTGGATGAGCCCACAAACCATTTGGATTTACATTCAAAAGATGTTCTCTTAGATGCCTTAAAACGATTTGACGGAACTATAGTTTTTGTATCTCACGATAAGGGGTTTATACAAGACCTTGCTACAAGGGTGTTGGAACTCAAGGCTGATGAAGAAGGCTTAAATCCCTCAAGGATCAGGAATTTTCCGGGAACATACGATTATTATCTTTATCGAATCGCACAAGAAGAGGCCGAAGATAAAAACGGGGCTGTAAGAAAAACCGATAACAACAATCCTTCAAAGACTTCAGCCAACCTATCCTACGAGGAACAAAAACGCCTCCGCTCGGAAAGAAGAAAATTAGAAAAAGAAGAAGAAAGGCTTTTAAACGAAATAGAAAAATGCGAAACGGAAATAGCGGAAAATGAAGCCCTCCTAGCAGAGCCCGAAGTATACTCCAACGGCGAAAAAAGCAAGGCCGTCCAGAAAAAAATAGAAGAGCTAAGGGCAAGGGCTGAAGAGCTTTCGGAAAACTGGGCAGAGGCTGCTTCCAAATTGGAAGCGGGAATTCAAATCTGA
- a CDS encoding SH3 domain-containing protein: MNNFSQKWKLILFIAVLVTASALFFSSCSKKLGYGVVNWSIPEYNLTAGDIIPVYVKSNIEKVYIVGLNEKTAVRFEIPLWQLTFFESKKDAAKFQARLGEHKHAYARVKLDGLPMRSNPDNTSNQVYRLKLGQLVKILWSGEGVPVLKGGKPMDGQWYEVLTEDGIQGWCFSYNLNIYDERKSESSENTNLTQEKDAELEAVLNEFWYPEHYRKMINNRQVDLDKMSLTWGFFPGLRSGIARVELQNTRLSFPYTRIIKSGNKYLFEGSNLSMQIRGKDIITLEFSDMNGKLRQENFITLNAAPENIINNEIKRREAVIQRIAKTSSEFTSENFGSLKILPDGQFIWSGYSLISPSIIPSGAGSSGKVSLKYFLDKKLSADYDGVLSFKFEKTAEPVVFMYSISSKGLRLEAVESSGIKDNIVMRRSLNPVILFFAAK, from the coding sequence ATGAATAATTTTTCTCAAAAATGGAAACTGATTCTTTTTATAGCAGTGTTAGTTACAGCATCAGCTCTTTTTTTTAGCTCCTGTTCAAAAAAGCTGGGGTACGGTGTAGTAAACTGGTCAATTCCCGAATATAACCTCACTGCAGGAGATATAATTCCGGTTTATGTAAAATCAAATATCGAAAAGGTTTATATTGTAGGTCTAAACGAAAAAACTGCGGTAAGATTTGAAATTCCTCTTTGGCAGCTGACTTTTTTTGAATCAAAAAAAGATGCAGCTAAATTTCAAGCAAGATTGGGTGAGCATAAACACGCTTATGCAAGGGTTAAATTAGACGGTCTTCCAATGCGTTCAAATCCTGACAACACCTCAAATCAGGTTTACCGCCTAAAATTAGGACAACTTGTCAAAATTCTATGGTCAGGAGAAGGAGTTCCGGTTTTAAAGGGCGGAAAACCTATGGATGGGCAGTGGTACGAAGTTCTAACTGAGGACGGCATACAGGGCTGGTGCTTTTCATATAATCTTAATATCTATGATGAAAGAAAAAGCGAATCCTCCGAAAACACGAATTTAACCCAAGAAAAAGATGCAGAGCTTGAGGCTGTTTTAAACGAATTTTGGTATCCAGAGCATTACCGAAAAATGATAAACAACAGGCAGGTTGATCTCGATAAAATGAGCCTTACTTGGGGCTTTTTTCCGGGTTTACGGTCAGGTATTGCAAGAGTAGAGCTTCAAAATACAAGGCTTTCCTTTCCATACACGCGGATTATAAAATCAGGAAACAAATATCTCTTCGAGGGCTCTAATCTTTCAATGCAGATAAGGGGTAAGGATATCATAACTCTCGAATTTTCCGATATGAACGGAAAACTCAGGCAGGAAAATTTTATTACCCTAAATGCAGCACCTGAAAATATTATCAATAACGAAATAAAAAGAAGAGAAGCTGTCATACAAAGGATAGCTAAAACTTCATCCGAATTTACATCGGAAAATTTCGGCTCTTTAAAGATACTGCCTGACGGGCAATTTATTTGGAGCGGATATAGCCTTATATCCCCTTCAATTATACCTTCCGGAGCAGGTTCTTCCGGAAAAGTAAGCTTAAAATATTTTTTAGATAAAAAACTTTCAGCCGACTATGATGGTGTTTTAAGTTTTAAATTTGAAAAAACGGCCGAACCGGTTGTATTTATGTACAGTATTTCCTCCAAGGGACTCCGCCTTGAAGCGGTAGAATCTTCGGGAATAAAGGATAATATCGTGATGCGCCGAAGTTTGAATCCTGTAATTTTATTCTTTGCAGCAAAATAA
- the purQ gene encoding phosphoribosylformylglycinamidine synthase I produces MIKPRALVLHATGTNRDGDAARALELAGAEPEIVHINKLKAKEKNWKDYEILVIPGGFSYADALGAGKLFALDLSNYFFDEVSEFVSAGKPVIGICNGFQILVKSGILPGKEKEGKVILDKDGYKNRQATLTYNKQGRFECRFTTMIPQKSNCIWTKNLKGNIHCPIAHGEGRFLTDSQKTLDDLFKKGQVALVYGGREADKGIPANGEYPFNPNGSLADIAGICNSQGNVLGLMPHPENNVVIRERDSEEEKERTRLCLDMWKAGVNYVL; encoded by the coding sequence ATGATAAAACCTAGAGCCTTAGTATTACATGCAACAGGAACCAATAGAGACGGAGATGCGGCAAGAGCCTTAGAACTTGCAGGAGCAGAGCCTGAGATAGTCCATATAAATAAGCTTAAAGCAAAAGAAAAAAATTGGAAAGACTATGAGATTCTTGTAATTCCGGGCGGTTTTTCTTATGCGGATGCTCTTGGAGCCGGAAAACTCTTTGCCCTCGATTTAAGCAATTACTTTTTTGATGAGGTAAGCGAATTTGTATCGGCAGGAAAGCCGGTTATAGGCATTTGTAACGGTTTTCAGATTTTGGTAAAATCAGGCATCCTCCCCGGAAAAGAAAAAGAAGGAAAGGTAATTTTAGATAAAGACGGCTATAAAAACAGGCAGGCCACCCTAACCTACAATAAACAAGGCAGATTTGAGTGCCGGTTTACAACTATGATTCCCCAAAAATCAAACTGTATCTGGACAAAGAACCTAAAAGGCAATATACACTGTCCCATAGCCCACGGCGAAGGCCGCTTTTTGACTGACTCTCAAAAAACTCTCGATGACTTGTTTAAAAAAGGACAGGTTGCTCTAGTTTACGGAGGAAGGGAAGCCGATAAGGGAATCCCGGCAAATGGAGAGTACCCTTTTAATCCTAACGGATCGCTTGCAGATATAGCCGGCATATGCAATTCCCAAGGAAATGTTCTCGGTCTCATGCCTCATCCCGAAAATAATGTAGTTATAAGAGAAAGGGATTCGGAAGAAGAAAAAGAACGCACAAGGCTCTGCCTCGATATGTGGAAGGCCGGAGTCAATTACGTTCTATAA
- a CDS encoding late competence development ComFB family protein: protein MIIHNVMEDLVYDEVNKLFDEAEEKKEDWLTCSCMQCRVDTMCYVLNRLKPRYIKSGRGLAHFLKFEKTEKIQIMADITSLVIEGMHKVLSTKRPHDHEPVLETENTPVFNFPAITGNILNGSNFRPMENVTISLKMNGELVPQMSILWDNPYTISDKTPGAYTFCPKSIPAKNAGDTEKFIFVLKAEKEDFDPTNFSFDIELEADDRTKSPLDTSNFYQIKNLFLCKHGEEE, encoded by the coding sequence ATGATCATTCATAATGTTATGGAAGACTTGGTATATGATGAAGTCAACAAATTATTTGACGAAGCCGAAGAAAAAAAAGAAGACTGGCTTACATGCAGCTGTATGCAATGCAGAGTTGACACCATGTGCTATGTACTCAACCGGCTTAAACCACGATATATAAAATCGGGAAGAGGTCTTGCTCACTTTTTAAAATTTGAAAAAACAGAAAAAATTCAGATTATGGCCGATATTACAAGTTTGGTAATTGAAGGTATGCACAAGGTTCTTTCTACAAAAAGGCCTCATGACCATGAACCTGTATTGGAAACCGAAAACACACCTGTTTTTAATTTCCCGGCAATAACCGGAAATATTTTAAACGGAAGCAATTTTAGACCTATGGAAAATGTTACAATAAGCCTGAAAATGAATGGGGAGCTTGTACCTCAGATGAGTATTCTTTGGGACAATCCTTATACAATATCGGACAAAACCCCGGGAGCTTATACATTTTGTCCAAAATCGATTCCCGCAAAAAACGCAGGAGATACGGAAAAGTTTATTTTTGTCCTAAAAGCTGAAAAAGAAGACTTTGATCCTACTAATTTTTCATTTGATATTGAATTAGAGGCAGACGATAGAACAAAATCTCCTTTGGACACTTCAAATTTTTATCAAATTAAAAATTTATTTTTATGCAAACACGGTGAGGAAGAATAA